Proteins encoded together in one Labeo rohita strain BAU-BD-2019 chromosome 21, IGBB_LRoh.1.0, whole genome shotgun sequence window:
- the LOC127152998 gene encoding odorant receptor 131-2-like, whose translation MSNFNESKSNLTQTLLVLDRDAPMKAVLFVTPCVIFLYVNGVMLFTLRKKTVFQEASRYILFGHMLWVDTLNLFMSVVLYICAVSRILILKNICLVLLIAAQALFQVSTINLALMSLERYVAICFPLRHAEITSYRRTHIAISVVWMLGLIQCLSEMIIFYAIDSTNTAMNLFCSRTTLFRLQIYKKFDIAFTCIFFVSVCFIIIFTYASIAAVAKTAACDKASAKKANKTVLLHLIQLGLCAASILVGVIQEAIFVYTDYMTSLNVMYFCFLVFIIFPKCLSPLIYGLRDQAFSCLFKYYFTFGKGKVKPFIIEQHV comes from the coding sequence ATGTCTAATTTTAATGAATCTAAATCTAACCTTACACAGACTCTGTTGGTGCTGGATCGAGATGCACCAATGAAGGCGGTTTTGTTTGTGACCCCATGTGTTATTTTCCTCTATGTCAATGGGGTCATGCTCTTCACCTTGAGGAAAAAGACTGTTTTTCAGGAGGCATCCCGCTATATATTATTTGGTCACATGCTTTGGGTCGACACGCTCAATCTTTTTATGAGTGTAGTGTTGTATATATGTGCTGTCAGTAGGAttttaattctgaaaaatatttgtCTTGTTCTTCTCATTGCTGCACAAGCTCTATTTCAAGTTTCTACCATAAATCTGGCTTTAATGTCACTGGAGAGATATGTGGCCATCTGCTTTCCTCTCAGACATGCAGAAATAACCAGTTACAGAAGAACTCACATAGCTATCAGTGTTGTTTGGATGCTGGGTTTGATTCAGTGCTTGTCTGAGATGATTATTTTCTATGCCATTGATTCTACAAACACAGCAATGAATTTGTTCTGCTCGAGAACTACTCTTTTCAGACTACAGATCTATAAGAAATTTGATATAGCTTTCACATGTATATTTTTCGTGTcagtatgttttattattatctttacTTATGCTTCTATAGCAGCTGTGGCTAAAACAGCCGCATGTGATAAAGCATCAGCCAAAAAGGCCAACAAGACTGTTCTGCTGCATCTAATACAGCTGGGTCTCTGTGCTGCATCTATTTTAGTTGGAGTTATCCAAGAAGCCATTTTTGTTTATACTGACTATATGACTTCATTGAATGTgatgtatttttgctttttagtgtttattattttcCCCAAATGTTTAAGTCCTCTTATATATGGTTTGAGAGACCAGGCCTTCAgctgtttgtttaaatattacttcACATTTGGTAAAGGCAAAGTCAAACCATTTATCATAGAGCAACATGTTTAA